The window ttcctttttaacaCTAGACGATTCAAGGGAAAACTTGAATCCTACATTTCTAGAGACAATGTTTATTTCAGTGGCATTATCAGTATAGTGCATTTAAAAGTGGTGAATAGAATACTTTGAAGTAGTAAAAGAGGCTATAATCAAACTAGAACCATAGGAAAATGATAAATATAAGAGTAAGGAAACAGATTTAGTCACATCCGTTTCTGCATTTCATCTTAACCCTATGAAACGCAAAGTGTTTCCAGACTTTGGATTTAAAGCGACAGGGCGCAGGTCGCATCCCTGCAGATCTCAGACCATTCACCATTTTTTGCCTACTCAAATccgctttgtttttcttgaaaCTGATATGAAGGCTAGTAACACTCACAGATTAGAACAAATAAATTTTGCCATCTGCTGGATAAAAGCGGAGACttcaggaataaaaaaaaaaaagagaatcacAACACTTGTGTGAATTGATTTTCTGTCCCAACACTCATTTACAATAATATAAACCTTTCTGTATAGTCTGCATTGTGTTATTCCACTTCCCCAAATATATATCTTTTGGGGAAGTGGAAGTGATCTCATAGATTTGAAAGAATAACACCAGAAATTTTGAATCAACATGATTTGCAGTTCTTTGTCTGAAATTTAACTTTACTTATGGTGAAAAAAAGTGTCATATTTTCCTGGAAGTCATCATTTTAATTGGAACTATCATTGTTTGTGTTGCAGGCAgcagaaggaggaagaggaggagctggagaggatcCTGCAGCTGTCACTCACCGAGAAGTAATGTCACAACAGCAATGGAGCTGCGGTCTTCATTGGAGGAAAACAATCCTCttaatttattctgttttatttttgaaatccTGAGATGTTAAGTTATTACAgatattttatttgtctttctcACACGAAGGCTGCTACAACAGAGTGATACGGACCAGAATATATAAGAAGTGCGAGTGAAGCAggtgggaggagggagaacaaGGTACTCTGAGACACACTACGGTGAAGGAGGAGACAAAAGGGAGAgagtctttgttttttcttttttattgaatatttttcaCAGTCTTGCTGTCTTTTATCGAGTGATGAATGATCCTTAAACTTTAAACCTATAACATGATCCATGATAATGGTGAAAACTATGAAAATACAATCTTAATGGAATAACTTATAAAGACATGATTAtaacatttgaaacatttatgTTGACTTACTCCTACGTGTGaagaataaagaataatgatcatccttggttgtgttttttattgaagGCTTTTAAACAggatttttgtattttacagttCGATCTTTCCTTCTTACCAAAAATAGACAATGATTCTGCTCTGTACAAAGATTGGCTCATGCGATTTTGAtgtaatgttcagtttttacaCTTTCAGATACTGAGCACAAACAGAAAGCCTCTGGTTTTACAGAAAGCGGGAACctctttaattttaatttaaccAGCGCACATATTTTCACAGCACTCAAGCTGGCACAATGTTTGTCCACAGGCGAGCTGGTAATCCATCCGCCCAGGTTAAAtctacataaagaacaaataatgagagTACCACACTGTGTGACCCTACAGACTCTTAAACAGAGGTTTGTATCCATTAGCAAGGCAGCACTCCCCTCTGGTGGAGATAGCCTGTTCAGTCAAAAGTGAAGGCCGTCAAGCTGTTTTTTGGTCATTTGGCAATAaaagcgccacctattggcgGATTAGCATCACATTTTGCACAAACACTCATCGGGCCATGGAAAACAATTAGCAAAAGTGATGTGTTAATGGGATGATATTGACGACAGTAGTGGCGGTGTTGTAGAATATGCCTAGTGTGAACTGTGCCCAGAGCAGGAGTTGGAGCTTTTAGAGTGTATAGAGGAAcgtagagagacagagcagataGTGGACGAACCTGTAGATAGTATTCTAGATTTAGCGGTAAACGGTAAAGATGTTGCACATTTAGAAAAGAGGAACAATGTCCTCTGCAGACGTGACAGTTTGGCTTTAGTTAGGTCTCTGAATGAGACACAGATGTGTATTTTTTATCAGATTAGGCAGTGGTGCTTCGATTGGGTAAATGGTGCAAAGTCAGATCcgatacatgtatttattacaGGCGGTGCAGGTACAGGTAAGAGCCATTTGATCAAGACTATACAGTACAAGGCAATGAGGTTGTTGGCGAGAGTGTGTCGTGTTCCGGACAACGTTTGCGTTCCACTAACAGGTCCTACGGGGATAGCTGCACACAGTTTAAATGCAGCTACTATCCAAAATGCTTTTAGCATTGGTAAAGATGTACGCTTACCTTACACTCCATTgggggaggagaagctgaattcTTAACCAGCTTGCAGCTTTTGATAATAGATGAAATCTCCATGGTTGATCACAAACTATTGGTTTATATCCATGGAAAAATTCAGCAATCTGGTGACTATTCCCCGTTTGGAATTGTTAGTGTGATTGCAGTTGGAGATTTTTATCAGTTGCCTCCAGTGAAACGGAAAGCTCTGCATTTAGATGATGTAGGTGTTGATTTGTGGTCTCGGTTGTTTAAGGTTGCGGAATTGAAAAGAATCTCCGACAAATCGACAAGTAAATGAGCATAATGTACAGCAGGTGTTTAAGAGTTTTCCGGATTATGTCGCGATAGAGGCTCAGGATTATGTGAATAGTTAGAAAACAGGCAAGCTCGAGTTGATAAGCGGACATCACTCCAGAGCATACGACACATGTCTGGATGAGACACTGCTTTTAGTTTAAGATGCCCGTGTAATGCTGTTCAAGAACTTAGATGTAGCGGATGGTCTAGTTAATGGGGTGTGTTTCCCTGTGACACACATATCTCGAGGATGAAGGGAAGCGGTTTCCTCAGATGGTGTATGTTAAATTTGATGATAGGGTAGGCGTACAGAAGAGGAAACGCTGTGCATTTGCCTCTGCAGTAGAAATGGGTTCCAGGGGCATTCAACACGAAGAGGATAGGGTAACTAAAAAGGGTGGAATGTGTAGCCAATTTCCACTGAAGCCTGCCTGGGCTTGTACAGTACATAAAGTACAAGCCGTTACAGTAGATAAAGCGCTAGTGCTGCTTGAAAAGATTTTTGCAGCTGAACAGACATATGTAACTTTGACTCGGGTTATAAGTTTGTCAGGGTGGGTGATTAGGGATTTTACGAAGCCATCTATTGTAAGGATACAATTAAAGATGCAATTGAAGACATGCCTCCCGTCATAGTCGACAATATTACAAGGCACAAATTCAATACACAGACCAAGGAATTTATCCTGCAGTAGCAAAAACCTCAGTATTGACAGAAATTCAAGGCCAACAACATGGTGGAGTTGGCCTATATAGTGCAGACGATTTGGCATGTAATGTTCTCCAGGTACCAAATGTAAAAGTAGAATGTTCGGTTTACCACTGCACTACATACAGCAAATTGATAGTAGTAATTTATAGACTTATCCCATGACTTTGTTTAAACAAAATTTAGGCAAATTACTTGATTGGCTGAATCCAAAAAGTAACACAATTGCTGTCATGGGAGATTTCaatgatgacattttgaaatcatCGCCAGTCACCAAATTTATGACAAACAAAGGGTTTGTTTATTAGTCATACAACCAACATCAGACAATGGCACACTAattgatgatgtgtgtgtgaaaacaacacattatATTGTTGAATCATTAGTGTTGCTGACTTATTTCAGTGACCACGAGGGGATCATGTGTTCTTTTACATCTAGGACATAGTTAGGGACAAGAGCAGTAATGGTAGTTGTAATTTTAGTAGCAGTTTTGTAATTAACCTTTTTTTATAGTGTAGTTCTTTAtatatgtgttaaaaaaaagaccaaaaaaaagttgtcaacatttatattttgtggttgtgtgctgctggttttttttgcatttacatGAAAGCCGACATTTCACACAATTACATGTATAACAAGCATGGGCGTAACCACGCATTCTTGGGGGGGGGTCGTGCATTAATGCCATGTAGGTGTTAATTTACGTAATTTAAAGCTGTTTGTTGAAGCTTAAAACCTtcttttcaatgaagaaaatctcctaCATAAACTCATCCCTGTTACTGCTCTCATTTGTTACACATACAGCTCCTCCAGGTAATGTCCAGATAAGTTCAGAatagcagtgcatgtgtgaaaggggctacacTACTGTACATTGTAGACTGTTATTTATGCACTTACTATTTAGCTAAAGCAAATAAACTAGTAACACaagcagaaaaatcaatgtATTAAATCAAAATGATCATCAAGGTCAGCCATTGTTCTTCTGGTAAAATGGTCACAATGTAGGCggcacagagacacagggagaggCAGGTGAAAGCAGTGGCCAGGCAGGGACATGCTCTGGAGATACAGATGATCAGGTGAGAAATCTGAATGAGAACTTAAACAGCATGATAACATTAGTTTTGACCTAGGCCTACATGTCAGCAGTAAATAAAACTAGTAACATTGGGCCTGATACCTTTGAgataaaaacattgattttcacTTAATGGGAATTTAAAGAGAAGCTTTATATTGATTCTGTAGGAATCCATGCAATTTCACAGAATATTCCTTTACATGTGAATTCAAATGGTCAATGGTGTCCTCAAAACTTCTAAATGTGCGAAttttcatatataaaatatcatagaattgtgggaaatgtactttaaaaaacaacaattcgGGGGAAGGGCTCTCATTTGGACCCCCCCAATATCTATACCATGGTTACGCTCAAGTGTCACTAAACTCcataacacaaaatcaacatCAAAGTCAATACATAAGAACATACACCTAACAGTGAGTAACAGTGGTTTATTTTCCTGCAGCATTTTAACTAAAACATTTGTCGTACAAAGCACTTATTGAAAACTGCAGTAATTACTTAGTTATCCACATGTGTTCTGGCTTGTTCATGCAACACCTTCCGTTGAGGATGTTCttcctttataatttggtgGGCTTCTCCTGctggtattaaataatgtacgctgaagtcagaagaactctTTGCAATCTacataacaaacaaataatgagaggagTACACTGTGTGACCCTACAGACACTTAAACAGAGGTTTTGTTTCCATTAGAAATTTTGCACAAAccgatgctacatgcaaagtttggtgcaaatcggtcaaactgcctgggaggagtttgaaaaagtaagtaaaaaaaaacggaggcagaaatgggcgtggcctatatcacAAGATTCAACACAATTCAGGGAACatgtggatataaggtttttgaatgtgcttTAAGggagttataagccaaaacgcactttccttgattatagcgccacctagtgttGAAAATTCACGACAACAATAGATCATTTTTTTTGGCAGGTGTGAggtatattccaagtttggtgagtttcgGGGTGTGTTCAGgcagtaaaaattaaaaaaaatatttgagacaaaaaagttgtcattcaaaaaacaaaccttGCAGGTTttcctgctcgggccctaataatcatcTGTGTCTGTGACCTGCTCAGGCCCTGATTACAAGACAGCAGAGTAGATGCCTCCTATAGTACCTTCTTGTTCATCCACTGAACTGTGTGGGGTTTGTCACCAGTCTGATTCTGATAGACTTCCTCCTTGTCAGCTGCAGAGTCTATGGTATCTCTCCTTAATTTCAAAGCATCTCGAAGCTCTCCATCGAAGTGAACTGATTTAGATAAAAACATACAGAGGTCACTCGTTTAGACCGTACTCTCCTTTAGGCACCAGTTGATATACAAATCTAAAGCAGCTCTGGTATCTTCACACTCGTCCTCACCCTGCTTCTTTTTGTGACGGTCAGGAATATGATCATCAGGATTGATGTATTCACCGTCCACTGGCTCGTCAGGAAGAGGACGCTCTTCTTTGGTGTTTGACCGCAGCATCGGTGCCACTTGAGCCTTAGGTACTGTCTTAGCTATAGGTGTGTTGAGGCTGATGTTCACTGGAGCAGGTGACACATctgttgaaaacacacacacataaacactgttAGACGTTGTGTATTTCACACTGAGCAGAGACAATTTTCTGACAGCGGTGTTGCTCTCACCGATGCAAGTGTCATAGGGCTGAGACGACATGAAGGGGTGAAGACGGTACTCTGTCTTCTCTAGGAAGTATTTGAGCACATCGTTCAAAGAGGAGGCCTTCACCTACAGAGGAGAGGACACACGAAGACGAGCAGAGATTTAATGATCATTCAGATGATTTCTACCTTTAGATTTTGTACGTGGCTACAGAGCACTTCACTCCCCACTACATACAGCATGCTGGTGATTAAAGTATCCAACCTTGATAAATATAACAGAGATGTGTACAATTATATAGTAAACTGATGTAAGGAAGAATTTCAGGCACGATAACTTTTcattgataaaaaaagaagaccCTGATTGATGCTCTGATATACAGGAcctaaatatatgtattttggAAATTTCAGTCTTGATCTATTCAACCCGATGTgaaatttccacaaaacttatctggacattgttgcagcatttttctaaacaactgaagtagatggggacttgtttttaaaatgaatacaaacttaaaatGTCTCCACAGACATTATTCACACCCTCGATGCTCTGATGAACTCATGAACCCATTTCAAACAGGCGACTTTTAGCTCAGCAGTCAAGATTTAAGttaaaaaatggtcaaaataaCATCTCCTCAAATTAATTTTGGGCTTCTAGAGACTTGGATGACACCCATTTAgctttcatttttacttttaaaaacaagtccccatctacttcagttgttcaggatgTGCTGCAacagtttttctgtgaagctccagaagtgttttgtgtAAATTTCACAGGACCTTCCACCGACATTGTGTTGagcagatgatgactgaatctctatttttgggtgaacttatcctttaatttcCTACAAGCACGTGTTTACACACAACATTCTTTCAATGGGACTTACCGGTGTGTCCAGCTCAATGATAAATCCTGAGTCTGTGGCAGTCAATCTGTAGTTCTTCTTGACAGGCCCGCTGAAACACAAGCAGGTAAGTGAAAACTTTAATGATAtagcactttttaaaacacacacagtatcacAGAActtcacacatacaaataaaaaataatgactgtataaAAAGGTAAGTTATCATTTTTacattataataaaaaacacagcaacgAGAGACCGACAGACCAAACTAGAATGAAACTAAAACAAAGACAGGGATGAGATCTATGAAAAAAACGTTCCTCTAAAGCtgcttaaaacaaacaaaccaaagcaCATTCAGATCTGACTGACTGGTGAGGATGAATCTGGAGGGTTACGGGGCTAAAACAGCAGATGCGCAACCGCCTTCTGTTTTGCACTTGGAGCCGGGGACGGATAAAAGGCTGAGATTTCTGAGAAGTGGAATGAATAATGAGTAATAATAATGTAACTGGGGTCGAGAGCCTTACTGTACATGTGTGACAGGATCATATAACTTCTGAATTTTGCAGGAAGCCATTGAGGACACGCAAAAACAGAAGTAATGTTGGACTGACGGCTGGATGTGTTacctatataatatatgtaacgCAGCACGTATGTGGCGGAAAAACAACTTTGACATGAGAAAGACAAGTATCTGGCATTATTCTGTAGTCTGTGAGTCTGGATCGTCAGACCTGGCTGTCAGCTGTCTGAGGGTCAGGGCGTAGTTCTTGGCATGGGTGGACGGGCGGAGGATTATGCTTCCACACTCAGGGTTGGCCTCCAACATCCTCTCGGCCTCTGCCCGGCTCACGttgaagaaacacctgcagGAACCAAAGAGGAGAAATCAAAACTTCCTCACTGCCTGTGGAGGTAATAAAGGTGGAGGTTTATTGTTTCAGAgggcaagacacacacacacacacagacacacacacacacacacacacacacacacggttttAGATAACAAGACTGTCAGTGACgccaaaacagaaaatgtctgGAGAACCTACTCAGGAACACCAGGGGCTCCGTCGGGCACGTCTTTGATCGGTGGAGTTGAGGAGTAGGTGGAGGCCGAAGATAGGAAGGGAGGTCGAGGTgggagaggaggacgaggcATGGGCatgtttcttctcttctcctgaGCCAGAACATCCTCCAGCTGCAACATCTGGCcaggcagcagctgcagcttaCTGGGAAGCTGTTTCTACAGGGACACACGGTTCAGTGTCAACACTCAGTAATCACTGTCATCATCACAGATTCGTGCTGGTAATTGTCtggattaattgattaatcattaagtCTATGCCAAATCATTGTGACAGAGAACAGCAGGAGATCttcacattaaagaagctggaaccagcaaatgtttgacagttTAGCCTGAAGAAAGACAGAAGCAATTAACTTctaatcaaaatagttggtaTCTAGTTTTCTCTCAATCAGCAGACTGATTAATCGACTATATGTTGCAGTTCTAAACTCTCTGTGACCAACATTAAGTTtgcactgaaaataaacatatatatatatatatatatatatatgtaaataataTTTACTGATACAGTTTTTCTGTCACACACGTGGCAAACTATCTGGATCTTAATCTTCAGTTTGCAGATATCCCTACTTCCTTGTTTGGCACAACCCTTTTTATTGTGGGTCTTAAAGGGAATTTGGCTCCATCGAAGCATCATGAGCCAAAGTTTTCAACAAATTATTAACCAGGAAATACTTGGTACCTGTTGTTTGCTGTGCTTGGcgcacacagcacacagcacacagcaaaGACTCGTTTTCAAAAGAGTACAAAGCGCACACAATGATGTGTTGCAAGAACCTTCAAGTGTTATTAGTTAAAGCAGGTTTGACATTAAGGGTTTgttattgcctttttttttacgatCACTCAGCAATGTGCTGAACCATTAGCAACTATTTTACTGAGAGTCTTTGAGACAGAATCACATATCAAACCATCTGAGTGtctttaaagcagaaatatgtaacttcctggagacaGATCGTTGGTTGTTAAGTCTCACAAGTTAAGTCTCCACAGGTAGTCAAAAAACAGACTCTTTGTGTTGGCAGCTCGGGTCGGACAACGGCTCAAAGCATCAGTGTTTCATGACCTGGGGATgaaactcaacaatcagctatctCCAGGAAGTCAAGTCACGTTTCCTCATCAACTTCAAACAGGTTGGTACAGCAGGATATTACTGTGTAGCCCATGtggtaataaaataaatcagtacaTTGGCTCAGGAACAATTTGTAAAACTGTTGTTGTATCAGAAAAGCTCATTTGTAAATGAATgcgttctgtttttattctcatttAACACAGCGTCCCAACTCTCTGGATTTGGGATCGTATAAGTgcacacatagactttacttgGGGGGGGCTGTCCAGGTATATAAAGGGCCTACATATATTATAGCATATAATATACCACCCATTTTAGCATTATTTTAACTTagcaggataacacaaaaactactgaaaggatttccatgaaacttggatggaggatttGTCTCAGCCCAGAACTGACCCTGCCAACTTTTGGCACTGAGCTCGATAATGGGACGGAACTTTCTTCATCATTGCGCAATAAGGcgtttttgttgacatttgacaaaaaaatctGACACATTAAGTTCCTggtatgagtgagtacaaataAGACACATGCTTACACTCCCATTAAACTGTTTATTCTGTTATTCTTGCCACACAACCATCAGTCATtaatctatgagtgagtacaatttaaCGCAGACCCTCTGGTGGGATTAAtttatggttaagcagttataGGTAGTTTAAAATTTAGAGTGATGCAGTTCTATTGAGTTTAAGGCTGATTTAGGCTTGAGTACTAGAGGGGATTACTGGGCTTTGGCGGAGGTttgtgctctactgagtgccattctagtttctATCTGTTCGAGAGGATGACGGCATCTGCAATCTATTAAATACTGTCGAAACaccggtgtgtttgtgtgtgtgtgtgtgtgtgtgtgtgtgtttgcttactTTGATCACAGTCAGGATGTAACCCCTCCACTCCTCTCCTTTGTCAGGATTGTCCATCTGTTCAGTCACACAAACAAGACATATTTAATGTTAAAGTTTTCACTGCATGCAGACAAATAATgaatgcacgcacgcacacttgCACgtacatagacacacacacacacctttagctGCACCTCCCCTGTTTTTAGCGTGAGAGTGAAGATAGTTGGCGCCTTCTTCTCATAAGGAGAATCTAACTCCATggtcttcagctcctccaggtccagcttctctgtgtaCTGACCAAGTAAAGAAACTACCATCACTTGTAACTTACAATACGTTTCAGCAGTGTTGCCTTCATTTATAAGGCTTAACAATGTACATCTATTCTTGGGTAAACACATGTTAAACACTCTGTTGAATTAATAAAGTATAAATGTTATTAGTTACTGGTAAAACTTGAAATGGAAGAGACATTGAAGATATATGCTTACCGTGTCCAGTGTGTCATCCTTGTACAGAAAGAGAGTGGCTCCCCGGAGCTCCCCGTGGAACCtcttaaaaatctgaaaacaacaagTGTCATTTCTCTTGACACAGCTTTCACAATCACAATAACAACAGGATTTTATCCGCTCATAAAATGTCATATCAAAGTGTAAATCGTCACCCTTTCAGTCCTGTGTTTTCatcttacacacacattcacagtctGTATCTTTTAATTTTGTCCTCACCTTCTCCtttctgtgtttcatcagcagGTGTCCGGAGTAGTAGAGAGGCAGAGCTGTGATGGTTGACCTCCTCTTGTGAACTTCTCTTAGGGGCACAGCCATCGTCCAGCGCTCTGTTAAAATCTGTGCGATTCTTCTGACCTCGTTCTGTCAAGCTTTGGCTCAAGCTCACTTCTGTTTGTCCAGCGGTGAAGTCCTCAATACTGAATAAACAGTCCTGAGAAAGTTACTTGCCGCTTCCTCGTGCAGCTCTCACAGCAGTGATAACTTCTCATCAGATGTAGTTTATCTGATATGAATATTGCTCCATAAATCTGCACTGTTAGGCTgccctcctccttttccctttAGTCTTACTGCTGACTAGACTCTGAGaatgaggaaacactgcagtgaTTTACAAAGAAGGAAGTTGATAATATGAAATATCCCAAATAAAAACATAGACTTTTGTACCTTGAACCCCAGTGTAAAGACACTCTTCAAAACACTCTGAAGTGGTGACGCATACaacctaacacacacacacacacacacacacacacacacacacacacacacacacacacgtgcacactcCTCAAGTGCAAGCCAGATTAATAATTTCCTGTCAACTCGCAGTGAGTAGATAAGGACCGCGGTATCAGAGTCATTGAAAAACATTCAGGGGGCTTTTCCATGTCAGAGCTTATTTTTAAGTGAACATTCAGTCAGAGTTTTTGACTTTTTGATGCTTTATTCATGTCGTCATAAACTCATCATCACATTAAATTACATCCTCAAACAAAACCCAAAACTTTATGATAGTTGAGCTGTAAAAGAAACAACTTTGATTTCTATTTTGGATGTGAGCGTGGAGAGAATGTTTAatttgaagaaaataaataaataaataatttacacTTTTAATACAGTTTATAAAGTATTTTAATATGAAGCACTGATGAATAATTTACGAGGATattattgtgctttttaaaagttttattccTTTCCTTCAATGTTTCTTGTGCATGAAAAATATCTTGATCGTTaaaaagctcctctctcccacagaaaactctgctcctgaaacgccttgTCAGCAGTCttgcctttaattctgtgactttgtgacatcactctatgtcaccatgtcacacataaTATCTGCCTACTATCTTAAACACCTGATTATTTCATACTTAATGTTTCACTATTCTAAAGTGAGAAAATACAGCTTTAACTGAATCAATGTCATAACAATATAGCAAAATGTATAGCAGTATCTTTCTaatgtttgctaacattagccaccaaCACCTCTGCCAAGTTTTCACCcttgtctgtttatttgttggtttgtgaacaagattacacaaaaactacaaagcTAATTTCCactaaacttggatggaggatgggtctcagcccagaattaATCCCAAAAACTTTGTGttgatctggataaagggacggatccagaaATAgggcatttttttaaatgtatgttaatttctcagagaataatgcatggatgTTGATAAACAAAATTCAGGCATATTAAGGTGGCTGGTATCAATGAGTGAGAACAAtttgatgataataaaaaaaataatctacgTTAACTAAAATAATTCATACTTATCTATATAAATGATCTATTTTACACGTGAGGTCCTGTTGAGAATGAACAGTGAAACACcgacacagagaaacacaacatgaatgtaaacagGGCTGGTGGTGGCAAAAAGCATATCATCACACATGTaatgcagcagcagaagaaagcaggacagaaaaaaagacaaacagtgaCACAGCGGGGAAACAGTAATGGAGATGCACCACAGCAGGACTTTGATCAACCAGAGGAACATCTGGAGGAGGCGCAGGAGCAACCAGACAGCCCAGAACAACAGACGTCCCAACGACCACAGAAATTTGGATGGAAGAAAGACATCAGCATCCTAAAAGACAAGAGAAAGACACAAGAGAGGGTCTTTTTGTCTTATTCAGGATGTTTTGACTGTTTGTTGAGCATTGGGTCATGTGGACTTACATAGTCTTGTACATCAGCATTGTCCTTTCCGACTGATcccaaagagacaaaacacaagcaagATATTGGTCATAAACTGAAACTTTACACTACTTGATACTCTTACACTAGATATcagaggtaaatattgtacattttactcCTCCATAACAGCTTATGTAATTATCTtgacttaaaaacattttgttatacattttaagcttatacaatacaatatatttTATAGATCAAAACAGTTGTCAACCATTTTTGGTTTT of the Sparus aurata chromosome 18, fSpaAur1.1, whole genome shotgun sequence genome contains:
- the LOC115568507 gene encoding signal-transducing adaptor protein 1-like isoform X2, producing MAVPLREVHKRRSTITALPLYYSGHLLMKHRKEKIFKRFHGELRGATLFLYKDDTLDTYTEKLDLEELKTMELDSPYEKKAPTIFTLTLKTGEVQLKMDNPDKGEEWRGYILTVIKKQLPSKLQLLPGQMLQLEDVLAQEKRRNMPMPRPPLPPRPPFLSSASTYSSTPPIKDVPDGAPGVPECFFNVSRAEAERMLEANPECGSIILRPSTHAKNYALTLRQLTASGPVKKNYRLTATDSGFIIELDTPVKASSLNDVLKYFLEKTEYRLHPFMSSQPYDTCIDVSPAPVNISLNTPIAKTVPKAQVAPMLRSNTKEERPLPDEPVDGEYINPDDHIPDRHKKKQVHFDGELRDALKLRRDTIDSAADKEEVYQNQTGDKPHTVQWMNKKQEKPTKL
- the LOC115568507 gene encoding signal-transducing adaptor protein 1-like isoform X1; the protein is MAVPLREVHKRRSTITALPLYYSGHLLMKHRKEKIFKRFHGELRGATLFLYKDDTLDTYTEKLDLEELKTMELDSPYEKKAPTIFTLTLKTGEVQLKMDNPDKGEEWRGYILTVIKKQLPSKLQLLPGQMLQLEDVLAQEKRRNMPMPRPPLPPRPPFLSSASTYSSTPPIKDVPDGAPGVPECFFNVSRAEAERMLEANPECGSIILRPSTHAKNYALTLRQLTASGPVKKNYRLTATDSGFIIELDTPVKASSLNDVLKYFLEKTEYRLHPFMSSQPYDTCIDVSPAPVNISLNTPIAKTVPKAQVAPMLRSNTKEERPLPDEPVDGEYINPDDHIPDRHKKKQVHFDGELRDALKLRRDTIDSAADKEEVYQNQTGDKPHTVQWMNKKSMSLPGHCFHLPLPVSLCRLHCDHFTRRTMADLDDHFDLIH